Below is a window of Synechococcus sp. RSCCF101 DNA.
CCTCGGTGGTGCGGGCCGTGCTGATGGGCGGGGCGGCGCTGCTGGCGATGGAGGCCTCCCGGCGGACCCGGCCCATCGGCGTGCTGATGCTGACGCTGCTCCTGATGGCCCTGGTTCACCCGCCCTGGCTGCGCACGGCCGGTTTTCAGCTCAGTGCAGCGGCCACAGCGGGCCTGATCTGCAGTGCGGGCCCACTGCAGCGCGTTCTGGCAGGAGATCAGCCCTCCGCCTGGCGGCGCTGGCTCGCACCGGCGGTGGCTGTGCCGGTGGCCGCCTCCCTCTGGACGCTGCCCCTGCAGCTCTGGCATTTCGGCACCACCCCGCTCTATGCCATTCCGGCCAATCTTCTGGTCACACCCCTCCTGGCCCCGCTCACGATTGCGGCCGCCGGTCTGGCGCTGGTGGCGCTGGTCGTTCCCCCCCTGCTGGGGCCACTGGCCACGCCTGTGCTCTGGGGAGCCGCTCTGCTGCGCCACCTGGTGTCGGGGCTGGCCGCGCTGCCGGCCGCACAGCTGCACACGGGCCGTCCTGCATCGCTGCTGGTCGGGTTGCTCGTGATGGCTCTGATCCCCTGGCTTCTGGAGGGCTTCCGGCGCTGGCGACCCGGGGCGCTGGCGATGCTTGCGGCCGTGGTCCTGGTGCATGCGGGGCTGCTGTGGAGCGATCAGGTGCTGCTGGTTCATCGCTTCGGCCAGGACTGGCTGCTGGCCCGTCACCACGGCCGTGCCGCCCTCGTGGCCACCACCGCGGACGAACGCAGCTGTCGGCTGGCCGGCCAGCTCGTTCACGCCCTGGGCCACCAGGCTCTCGACTGGGTCGTGCTGCATGACCCGGTCCCCGCTCCCGACATGGGCTGCTGGGAAGCGCTGTCCGCCCAGGTGCTGTCGCCGGCTCACGGACGTCGGCTCGGGCCCGGCCAGCGTCTTCACAGTGATGGCCTGGAGTACACGCCGCTCTCGGCCGCCAGCACGGCTGCCCTGCTGCGGCTGGGAGGCCGTCCCTGGCTGCTGCTGCCCGACCGGCCCGCTCTGCTCAGCATCGCTTCGGCGCAGGCTCCGTCACCTCCAGTGGGCGCTCTCGACGGGCTCTGGCTTGGTGCCGCCCCGTCAGTCAGCGAGCTCGCCTGGCTGGACCGGCAGCCCCACCGTCGCCTCTGGCTGAGTGGTGCTCCGCCCTCGGGCGGGGCGCCGAATCGCCGGCGCGGTGCCCTCGGGGAGGCGGCCCACACCGGCGTGATCGGTTCCCTCATGGCCCGTCTCTGACCATCCATGCTCTTGGCTCATGCGTTGCGACGGCACCCTGATCGCTCCGAGATCGTCCGGGACGAAGGCCCGGCCGTACAGTTCGTTCGTGCTGGATGGTTGATCCGGCATCCCCCGCCGGGTCCCAGTCCCGGTGCGGCGCTGGGAGAGGTGGCAGAGTCCGGTTGAATGCGCACGACTCGAAATCGTGTAGGGGTCACACCCTCGTGGGTTCGAATCCCACCCTCTCCGTTTCCCATCCGCCCCCTGCACGGGCGGTCGCAGCCACGCCGGGAACCGGGCGGTCCGTGGATTGCCCCCCCCTGACGCGGACGCTACGGTCCGGTTCGCCTCATCCCTGCTGCGCCGACGATGCTTGTCCGAGCCGCGGCTGTTGCGATTGCATTGCTGGTGCTCCCGGCCTGCGGCGGTGGCGATGAGCAGGACAGCGCCGAGACGCCGGCAGCCGATGAGATTCCGGCCGCGGCTCCCCCGCCGGTGATCGAGGCAGTTCCTCCCGCGGTCGCCACCACCGGACTCACTCCGTT
It encodes the following:
- a CDS encoding ComEC/Rec2 family competence protein, whose translation is MLLAFVGIALAALSLGAVSIPVWLRLAAAGLLAMAGWRCIEGGVGRPRRFLAALVMPALMAWSLWLQPRPSLLDPVHRIPAGQERSAALSLVGSVAETPRPWRSGEGCSAVLAVRGGRTALSLKPCPPDLRAGSRLRVTGELRRPLPAAHPLLDDPADRLSGQGIWTRMTPQRIEGLGQRPAPLAALRLRIASALIGRGGEASGGLLAALVLGGAVVPLPEGLTTAFRAAGLSHALAASGFHLSVLLGAAMALGRHLPVLPRRLTAAGTLLLFLMLAGPQPSVVRAVLMGGAALLAMEASRRTRPIGVLMLTLLLMALVHPPWLRTAGFQLSAAATAGLICSAGPLQRVLAGDQPSAWRRWLAPAVAVPVAASLWTLPLQLWHFGTTPLYAIPANLLVTPLLAPLTIAAAGLALVALVVPPLLGPLATPVLWGAALLRHLVSGLAALPAAQLHTGRPASLLVGLLVMALIPWLLEGFRRWRPGALAMLAAVVLVHAGLLWSDQVLLVHRFGQDWLLARHHGRAALVATTADERSCRLAGQLVHALGHQALDWVVLHDPVPAPDMGCWEALSAQVLSPAHGRRLGPGQRLHSDGLEYTPLSAASTAALLRLGGRPWLLLPDRPALLSIASAQAPSPPVGALDGLWLGAAPSVSELAWLDRQPHRRLWLSGAPPSGGAPNRRRGALGEAAHTGVIGSLMARL